tgaaaaaaaacataatatatatatccataagcaattttaatgaaataacgaaatttattataacaattacattaattaattttacaaaaagtgtaaaaagttaataaatgaaataaattcgttttttttatagatatattcatttattcataaattttagaacaaaaaactagtaaatattactattttgtgaataaatattaagtTACCGACATTACCTCAAACTTCATATATTAgttcttttatttaataaaggTAAAAATGAGAGTCAgtgttttaaaatatgttattttttcaattgtTATTTGTTCTTTTGAATATGCCAAAAATGTAAGTTACactttattttcttttattattaataatatttcgcTATAGTTTTCGTATCTATTTGTTTCACATTATTCTTATATTATTGGTTCATGTATTGGTAAGGTATACTTATGTTAAGTTAAACCaacaattaaaattaattacatatatgttaataaatatttcatttattttcagGAACTATACTTTGTAAACGATAAAGGGATATGCCTTGAAAGGAATGTAATGAACTTTAGAAATAATAGGATATTAGCATATGCAGATAACGAATTTgatttaaatgaattttatcAATCAACTTTGAGTCTTGCAAGTCAACTTGGTGATTGTGTTGAAGGTAACAAAGAAATAGAACACCTTCGAAATATTATAGATTCACATATAAAGAAGCATAAAGGAAGTAGCACATCActtgatttaaaaaatgtagatagtaagacaaaaaaaataattgatgACCTTCGAACAGAATTAGAAGAAGTAAAAAGAGAGATTGATAATAAAAGGAATGGTGAATTAGCAATACATTCGAtagatgataaaataataataaaaaaagatgaaaat
The DNA window shown above is from Plasmodium berghei ANKA genome assembly, chromosome: 7 and carries:
- a CDS encoding fam-b protein — translated: MRVSVLKYVIFSIVICSFEYAKNELYFVNDKGICLERNVMNFRNNRILAYADNEFDLNEFYQSTLSLASQLGDCVEGNKEIEHLRNIIDSHIKKHKGSSTSLDLKNVDSKTKKIIDDLRTELEEVKREIDNKRNGELAIHSIDDKIIIKKDENSSVSEHEDFKQLENNENNKIASSNCYMKSKLTKKYGKEATKFILSCLGFLAAGFPVLIGGLYFMILFIPSGFSIYYFFWRLIKCEHKLKKISK